One Sparus aurata chromosome 5, fSpaAur1.1, whole genome shotgun sequence genomic window carries:
- the LOC115581462 gene encoding leucine-rich repeat transmembrane neuronal protein 4 isoform X2: MRRSRHRANMGLLVLFFRWLVFTVVVPAWLLAAPSAIRERPCPQSCRCDGKIIYCESNAFRDVPSNVSVGTQGLSLRYNSLANLRAHQFAGLSQLVWLYLDHNYISAVDGKAFHGIRRLKELILSSNKITLLKNNTFHDVPNLRNLDLSYNKLQVLQPNQFVGLRKLLSLHLRSNSLKTVPMRVFLDCRNLEFLDIGYNRLRSLTRNAFAGLLKLIELHLEHNQFSKINFGHFPRLTNLRALYLQWNRIRLLTQGLPWMWTSLQKLDLSGNELQTLDPSTFQCLPNLQTLNLDSNKLSNVSQQTVEAWISLTTISLAGNLWYCNPNICPLVDWIQAFKGNKETAMICAGPKEAQGEKVTDVVETYNICTATPSPIPSTTSPPITPAFPPELLPLSTQSVVDKELIWNRTASPTPSLASPTIPLPDTEYVSFHKIIAGSVALLLSVAIILLVIYVSWRRYPSSIKQLQQRSAVKKRQKKARETERSLNSPLQEYYVDYKPSHSETMDVLVNGTGPYTYTITGSRECEV, translated from the exons ATGAGGAGAAGCCGACACCGCGCAAACATGG GACTCCTCGTGCTTTTCTTCCGATGGCTTGTGTTCACAGTGGTGGTGCCCGCCTGGCTACTCGCCGCTCCAAGCGCCATCCGTGAGCGTCCCTGCCCTCAGAGCTGCAGATGCGATGGGAAAATAATATACTGCGAGTCCAACGCTTTCCGTGACGTGCCAAGCAACGTGTCTGTGGGCACTCAGGGCCTCTCCCTGCGCTACAACAGCCTGGCCAACCTCAGAGCTCACCAGTTTGCAGGCCTGAGTCAACTGGTTTGGCTCTACCTCGACCACAATTACATCAGCGCTGTGGACGGAAAGGCTTTCCACGGGATCAGGAGGCTCAAAGAACTGATCCTGAGCTCCAACAAGATCACGCTGCTGAAGAACAACACTTTCCACGACGTTCCCAATTTACGCAATCTTGACCTTTCCTACAACAAACTGCAGGTTCTGCAGCCCAATCAGTTTGTGGGTCTGAGGAAACTCCTCAGTTTGCACTTGAGGTCGAACTCGTTAAAAACCGTCCCGATGAGAGTTTTCCTCGACTGTCGTAATCTGGAGTTTCTTGACATCGGCTACAACCGGCTGCGGAGCCTCACCAGGAATGCCTTCGCGGGACTCCTGAAGCTCATCGAGCTCCACCTGGAGCACAACCAGTTCTCGAAGATCAACTTTGGTCATTTCCCGCGCCTGACCAACCTCAGGGCGCTCTACCTGCAGTGGAACCGGATCCGACTGCTGACCCAGGGCCTGCCTTGGATGTGGACTTCCTTGCAGAAGCTGGACCTCTCAGGAAACGAGCTCCAAACGTTGGACCCGAGTACGTTTCAGTGCCTCCCCAATCTGCAGACTCTGAACCTGGACTCCAACAAACTGAGCAATGTGTCTCAGCAGACGGTGGAGGCTTGGATCTCCCTCACCACCATCAGTCTGGCTGGTAATCTGTGGTACTGTAACCCCAACATATGTCCCCTGGTGGACTGGATCCAGGCCTTTAAGGGGAACAAGGAGACCGCGATGATTTGTGCCGGCCCAAAGGAGGCGCAAGGAGAGAAAGTGACAGACGTAGTGGAGACTTACAACATCTGTACCGCCACACCGAGCCCCATCCCCTCAACCACGTCACCCCCCATCACTCCTGCGTTTCCACCTGAGCTGCTGCCGCTGTCCACGCAGTCTGTGGTGGATAAGGAGCTGATCTGGAACAGGACAGCCTCCCCCACGCCCTCCCTGGCCTCCCCCACCATCCCCCTGCCTGACACCGAGTATGTGTCCTTCCACAAGATCATAGCAGGTAGCGTGGCCCTCCTCTTATCCGTGGCCATAATTCTCCTGGTGATCTACGTGTCGTGGAGGCGCTACCCCAGCAGCATCAAACAGCTCCAGCAGCGCTCGGCGGTTAAAAAGCGCCAGAAAAAGGCTCGTGAGACCGAGCGCTCCCTTAACTCGCCGCTGCAAGAGTACTATGTGGACTACAAGCCGTCACACTCAGAGACTATGGATGTGCTGGTTAATGGGACTGGACCTTACACATACACCATCACAGGCTCCAGGGAATGCGAGGTATGA